Proteins from one Entomospira culicis genomic window:
- a CDS encoding VOC family protein produces MNISLFITFKDNCQEAIAFYAKIFNTKVQDLMTFGQMPTQEGFVIPEEDREKVVFATLNVYGTTLMFSDRMSGQPWSNQGNINVTLRGKEKDELQRLYAELQVGGKVLVPMQPTFWSDLFGIVQDKFGTTWQLSHDATEA; encoded by the coding sequence ATGAATATATCGTTGTTTATTACATTTAAAGATAATTGCCAAGAAGCGATTGCCTTTTATGCTAAAATCTTTAATACCAAGGTGCAAGATCTAATGACATTCGGGCAGATGCCTACCCAAGAAGGATTTGTCATTCCAGAGGAAGATCGCGAAAAAGTTGTCTTCGCAACGCTAAATGTCTATGGCACTACACTTATGTTCAGCGATCGCATGAGTGGGCAACCTTGGTCAAATCAAGGTAACATCAACGTTACCCTGCGTGGAAAAGAAAAAGACGAGCTTCAGCGTCTTTATGCCGAACTTCAAGTGGGGGGCAAGGTTCTCGTGCCAATGCAACCCACCTTCTGGAGCGATCTCTTTGGGATTGTTCAGGATAAATTCGGAACAACCTGGCAACTTTCCCACGACGCTACTGAGGCATAA
- a CDS encoding glycoside hydrolase family 10 protein: MQSFHLKRLTLLTLALAFVASCGSVDNAEKKAKPKKEELDELYTFEGLADDFSLIFSNSKIRVDSSEPGSTVRVVRNYEEPKEMMRATWIATVAQLHYPRKNANGTPRLALTELQSDWLAILANAQSLNLNTIIFQVSPTLDAFYASKHRPWSAMINPQNRQGVAPEWAGRFDLIEWMIEETHQRGMEFHAWFNPYRVTADTRMHQATASDPLAHILNQLDTNNFARQHPDAAYLFVDNKVYLDPGSAKTQAHIQAVIGEFIARYDVDAIHFDDYFYPYPVWVNGEKVSFRNTTLDHDNFRDNPRNFRFSEQTQSPRYQQEVEKWRKDNNDQMVKHVANVIAQHNATTGKAVQWGISPFGVWEHFDIDRRGTFTRIYASSSRRDIYADTLKWAQEETIDYIIPQVYWHFESTVAPYSTITYWWQHALRKSRTQLIIGHPNFKTNQEWENYHEITNQLRYNARFPKIQGSAFFSYNDLVPAQGTSRAAIIRNKEIQALGEHMQTITPNPPRPWLDQKETLPLQNLQFNARDKLITFQDALDNDSRFYLVYGVKGMEKTLLLMVGRNKKSIAQSLSLRNINLDGYETLSISIKDFAGVEGLSQSMNL, translated from the coding sequence ATGCAATCATTTCATCTTAAACGGCTCACGTTACTAACCCTTGCTCTCGCCTTTGTCGCGAGCTGTGGATCTGTGGACAACGCAGAGAAGAAGGCAAAACCCAAAAAAGAAGAGCTGGACGAACTCTACACCTTTGAAGGGCTTGCGGATGATTTTTCCCTTATCTTTAGTAATAGTAAGATTCGTGTGGATAGTTCGGAGCCGGGATCTACGGTGCGGGTGGTACGTAACTACGAGGAGCCCAAAGAGATGATGCGCGCTACCTGGATTGCCACGGTGGCGCAGTTGCATTATCCACGTAAAAATGCCAATGGCACCCCTCGTTTGGCGCTTACCGAGCTACAGAGCGACTGGTTAGCAATTCTTGCCAATGCACAATCGCTCAACCTTAATACCATCATTTTTCAGGTGAGTCCTACCCTCGATGCCTTTTATGCCTCCAAGCATCGCCCGTGGTCTGCGATGATCAATCCGCAAAATCGCCAAGGCGTTGCCCCCGAGTGGGCGGGGCGCTTCGATCTTATCGAATGGATGATCGAGGAGACCCATCAACGCGGAATGGAGTTTCATGCATGGTTTAATCCCTATCGCGTAACCGCCGATACCCGTATGCATCAAGCCACGGCTAGCGATCCATTGGCGCATATTCTCAATCAGCTCGATACGAATAATTTTGCTCGTCAACATCCCGATGCCGCCTATCTCTTTGTTGATAATAAAGTCTACCTCGACCCCGGCTCTGCCAAGACGCAAGCCCATATCCAAGCCGTTATTGGCGAATTTATCGCGCGTTATGATGTGGATGCCATTCATTTTGACGACTACTTCTACCCCTATCCTGTCTGGGTAAATGGGGAAAAAGTCTCCTTTAGGAATACCACCCTCGACCACGATAACTTCCGCGATAACCCGCGCAACTTTCGCTTTAGCGAACAGACACAGAGTCCGCGCTATCAACAAGAGGTGGAGAAGTGGCGCAAAGATAACAACGATCAGATGGTAAAACATGTTGCTAACGTCATTGCTCAACACAACGCCACCACGGGTAAGGCGGTGCAGTGGGGGATTAGTCCGTTTGGTGTTTGGGAGCATTTTGATATCGATCGACGCGGAACGTTCACGCGTATTTACGCCTCATCATCCCGTCGAGACATCTACGCCGACACCCTCAAGTGGGCGCAAGAGGAGACCATTGATTATATTATTCCACAAGTCTATTGGCACTTCGAGAGCACCGTCGCCCCCTACTCTACCATCACCTACTGGTGGCAACATGCGCTACGCAAATCTCGCACCCAGCTCATCATTGGACACCCGAACTTCAAAACCAATCAAGAGTGGGAAAATTATCACGAAATTACCAATCAACTGCGCTATAACGCGCGCTTTCCTAAAATTCAAGGCTCTGCGTTCTTCAGCTACAACGACCTCGTACCCGCCCAAGGAACATCTCGCGCTGCGATCATTCGTAACAAAGAGATTCAAGCGCTTGGCGAACATATGCAAACCATCACGCCCAACCCACCCCGCCCGTGGCTCGACCAAAAAGAGACGCTCCCTCTCCAAAACCTCCAATTCAATGCCCGCGACAAGCTCATCACCTTTCAAGACGCCCTCGATAACGACAGCCGTTTCTACCTCGTCTACGGCGTTAAAGGAATGGAGAAAACGCTGCTCCTCATGGTAGGGAGAAACAAAAAAAGCATCGCCCAGAGTCTCTCTTTACGCAATATCAACCTTGATGGCTACGAAACATTGAGCATTAGTATCAAGGATTTTGCTGGCGTGGAGGGTCTAAGTCAATCTATGAATTTATAG
- a CDS encoding glycoside hydrolase family 10 protein, whose protein sequence is MYIRRNSKSKRISLLLAILMLTSCPQAKQEQPQATQMLHTFLGVDSHYNLLFSDQPIKVVTTEPTEHILVVKEYVEPHEMARAVWIGTISQLHYPRKNADGTPRLSLAELQSDWLEILANAQFLHLNMIIFQVSPMLDAFYTSEHRPWSQFLNAENRQGIKPEWADSFDLVAWMIEQTHQRGMEFHAWFNPYRVTAGGHYTISLGSDGTLEGELSVLPAGNFAKDNPNTTYLFDKKVYLDPGLDTTINHIEAVIAEFLERYDADAIHFDDYFYPYSIFANGERVHFADQLLDRETFRNNRRGFTFIEDIEGEADLARYQQEVAKWRNDNNDRMVLRVKAVIDAHNAERGKAVQWGISPFGIWAHYDENPLGSKTPVGSTASYRDIYADTLKWAKEEHIDYIIPQVYWNFETKAAPYSTITYWWQDALKDASTHLYIGHANYKTGVAWNNYSDIANQLRYNARFPKIQGSAFFSYNDLLWQIPNNTARAVRNLELITLRDHLRKTSLIPAKPWLDRKETLPLTFIHYEPSEHRLSFHDSLLNDTRFYVIYGLNGEQREILQVVGRDKKIAKQAFTLNPLDLHGYTQLGISIKDFSGVENTMQIINLPQL, encoded by the coding sequence ATGTATATTAGGAGAAATTCCAAAAGTAAACGCATCAGCCTACTCTTAGCCATACTCATGCTAACCAGCTGTCCTCAAGCCAAGCAAGAGCAACCCCAAGCCACCCAGATGCTCCATACTTTTTTAGGGGTAGATTCGCACTACAATCTGCTCTTTAGCGATCAACCCATCAAGGTGGTAACGACGGAGCCGACCGAACATATCTTGGTTGTAAAAGAGTATGTCGAACCGCATGAGATGGCGCGCGCCGTCTGGATTGGGACGATCTCGCAGTTGCACTATCCGCGTAAGAATGCTGATGGAACTCCACGGCTAAGCCTCGCCGAACTCCAAAGCGATTGGCTGGAGATCTTAGCAAATGCGCAATTTCTCCATCTTAATATGATAATCTTTCAAGTGAGCCCGATGCTCGATGCCTTTTATACCTCGGAGCATCGTCCTTGGTCGCAATTTCTTAATGCAGAAAATCGTCAAGGCATTAAGCCCGAATGGGCAGATAGTTTTGATCTTGTCGCATGGATGATTGAGCAGACGCATCAACGTGGCATGGAATTCCACGCTTGGTTCAACCCTTATCGTGTAACTGCTGGCGGACACTACACCATCTCTCTTGGCTCTGATGGCACGCTAGAGGGTGAGTTATCGGTGTTACCTGCTGGGAATTTCGCCAAGGATAATCCCAATACAACCTACCTTTTCGATAAAAAAGTCTACCTCGACCCCGGACTAGATACCACAATAAACCATATTGAAGCGGTCATTGCCGAATTCCTAGAGCGTTATGATGCCGATGCCATTCACTTTGACGACTACTTCTACCCTTACTCCATTTTTGCCAACGGCGAGCGCGTACACTTTGCCGATCAACTGCTCGACCGTGAGACCTTTCGTAACAACCGACGTGGCTTTACCTTTATTGAGGATATCGAAGGGGAAGCTGACTTAGCTCGCTATCAACAAGAAGTTGCCAAGTGGCGTAATGACAACAACGATCGCATGGTTTTGCGCGTTAAAGCTGTCATCGATGCCCACAATGCAGAGAGAGGCAAAGCAGTGCAGTGGGGCATTAGTCCCTTTGGTATCTGGGCGCATTACGACGAAAATCCCCTAGGCTCCAAGACACCCGTTGGCTCTACCGCCTCCTATCGAGATATCTATGCCGACACCCTCAAGTGGGCAAAAGAAGAGCATATCGACTACATTATTCCTCAAGTTTACTGGAACTTTGAGACCAAAGCCGCGCCTTACTCTACAATCACTTACTGGTGGCAAGATGCGCTCAAAGATGCAAGCACGCACCTTTATATTGGACACGCCAATTACAAAACCGGCGTTGCGTGGAACAACTATAGCGATATCGCGAACCAACTGCGCTACAACGCGCGCTTTCCCAAGATTCAAGGCTCTGCCTTCTTCAGCTATAATGATCTGCTCTGGCAAATTCCCAACAACACCGCACGCGCTGTACGCAACCTAGAGCTTATCACCTTGCGCGATCACCTGCGTAAGACCAGTCTCATTCCGGCTAAGCCTTGGCTCGATAGAAAGGAGACCCTCCCCCTCACCTTTATCCATTATGAACCAAGTGAACACCGCCTCTCTTTCCATGACTCCCTTCTTAATGATACGCGCTTTTATGTCATTTACGGCCTTAATGGGGAGCAACGCGAGATCCTTCAGGTTGTTGGGCGCGATAAAAAGATCGCAAAACAAGCCTTCACGCTCAACCCACTAGACCTCCATGGCTACACCCAATTAGGCATTAGCATTAAGGATTTTTCTGGTGTAGAAAACACCATGCAGATCATCAATTTACCGCAATTATAG
- a CDS encoding dTMP kinase: MLVVLEGLDGVGKSLQTRLLQEYFALYQPEVLHFPRHHQRPFGDLISRFLHGDLGDIEATHPALVALLFACDQFDYMKNIDTKEDLVILDRYYYSNMAYHSAKFSHAQERLAFRQWLADVSKIFSLPPADLLFYLELPDTLTSANLEQRTADGKSDHYERDLSFQARVREAYQAMLAEEKNVVRIACAQPDGTWRSAQEIHLEMVQHIERWLEENT; this comes from the coding sequence ATGTTGGTGGTTTTGGAAGGATTGGATGGGGTGGGCAAGAGCTTACAGACGCGATTACTGCAAGAGTATTTTGCCTTGTATCAGCCAGAGGTGTTGCACTTTCCACGCCATCATCAGCGCCCTTTTGGTGATCTGATTTCGCGCTTTTTACATGGCGATTTAGGCGATATTGAGGCGACGCATCCGGCCTTAGTTGCGCTGCTCTTTGCGTGCGATCAATTTGATTATATGAAAAATATCGACACCAAAGAGGATCTCGTCATTCTCGATCGCTATTATTATAGTAACATGGCCTATCACTCGGCAAAGTTTTCTCACGCGCAAGAGCGCTTGGCATTTCGGCAATGGCTGGCTGATGTTAGCAAGATCTTCTCCTTGCCACCTGCGGATCTGCTCTTTTATTTGGAGCTTCCCGATACGTTGACGAGTGCTAATCTTGAGCAACGCACGGCCGACGGCAAGAGCGATCATTATGAGCGCGATCTCTCTTTTCAGGCGCGTGTGCGCGAGGCGTATCAAGCTATGTTGGCAGAGGAGAAGAACGTCGTGCGTATCGCCTGTGCGCAGCCAGATGGTACATGGCGTTCGGCGCAAGAAATTCACTTGGAGATGGTGCAACATATCGAACGGTGGCTTGAAGAGAATACCTAA
- a CDS encoding S41 family peptidase: MDDLERLLFYLTNDYVKGRTLSQNIPFQLFRRHALKHYATISLAGREVILQQLIKHIKDPHVRLESILTPSRSLERLYEDHFRSFYQPSVGMPMQHAVTFNNLEPQASVIDSDTLLWQIPSLHVGFMPRLEGLLAQYRQAMEHLPYWIIDLRGNGGGSDRIWSHFWPYLSSGVLLQGGTAFRASRGNQGYFTLAAHYAKLWGAHNDSLWYESVVKAMRVQSGNFVIPPLPGFSPEIHLQQPRPYPQRVAILIDNKTASSAETLVHLAKQSFKVIVLGQSPSMGCTDSGNLRYAILPSKRYALSFGTSLELNSYHVAIDRGGYQPDIILPQGDPALVIPWAQAYLRNDLNQIRAIYTQFSSR; encoded by the coding sequence GTGGATGATTTAGAGAGATTACTCTTTTATTTAACCAACGATTATGTGAAAGGGCGCACCTTGAGCCAAAATATCCCTTTTCAACTCTTTCGTCGCCACGCGCTTAAGCACTATGCTACGATTTCTCTTGCTGGACGAGAAGTTATTTTACAGCAACTCATTAAGCACATAAAAGATCCGCACGTGCGTCTGGAGTCGATCCTCACCCCATCGCGATCGCTGGAGCGCCTGTACGAAGATCACTTTCGATCGTTTTATCAACCAAGTGTGGGCATGCCGATGCAACATGCGGTTACGTTTAACAATCTCGAACCCCAAGCCTCGGTTATCGATAGTGATACGCTGTTGTGGCAGATTCCCAGTTTGCATGTGGGTTTTATGCCTCGTTTAGAAGGGTTACTTGCGCAATATCGTCAGGCGATGGAGCACCTGCCTTATTGGATTATTGACCTGCGTGGTAATGGTGGGGGATCGGATCGGATTTGGTCGCACTTTTGGCCCTATCTCTCTTCTGGCGTGTTGTTGCAGGGCGGTACGGCATTTCGCGCGAGTCGCGGCAATCAAGGGTACTTTACCTTGGCCGCGCACTATGCTAAGCTGTGGGGCGCACACAACGATAGCCTCTGGTACGAGAGCGTGGTTAAGGCGATGCGCGTACAGAGTGGTAACTTTGTGATTCCCCCTTTACCGGGATTTTCGCCGGAGATTCATCTCCAGCAGCCAAGACCTTATCCCCAACGAGTAGCGATTTTAATCGACAATAAGACCGCCAGCTCTGCCGAGACACTCGTTCACCTCGCCAAGCAGAGCTTTAAGGTCATCGTGTTGGGGCAATCTCCCTCGATGGGCTGTACCGATAGCGGTAATTTACGTTACGCCATCTTGCCTAGTAAGCGCTATGCCCTCTCCTTTGGCACGAGCTTAGAGCTCAACTCTTATCACGTGGCAATCGACCGTGGGGGGTATCAACCTGATATTATTTTGCCCCAAGGCGATCCTGCACTAGTGATTCCTTGGGCGCAAGCCTATCTTCGTAATGATCTTAACCAAATACGCGCAATTTATACCCAATTTAGCAGTAGATAA
- a CDS encoding peptide chain release factor 3: MSHLPRLTFAIISHPDAGKTTITEKLLLFGGAIQAAGLVKAKHGGRGTVSDFMQMEKERGVSISTSVMGFDFAGRKVNLLDTPGHADFSEDTYRTLTAVDSALMVIDSVKGVEERTRKLCEICRMRRTPIITFLNKLDREGKDPFEVLDEVERELNLQVTPLSWPIGQGQAFKGVYNLLEDNILLFDAHATDLEAKMIDGKDLDSAEVKGHIAEHLLTKLKEDLAMIRGVYPTLNQADYLKGTISPVLFGSALNNFGVRELLNALAKYAPSAGAFATEQRLIQPDEPTLSGFIFKIHANLDPKHRDRIAFMRICSGVFEKNKLYTHPRTGKTYRTATPLAFMAQSREATDKAYPGDIIGLHDTGLFRIGDAITEGERLDFKGIPAFSPQLFRRILNKDPLKSKQFNRALTELSEEGVIQVFTTYYSKERLIGAVGVLQFDVTQFRLTSEYGASCSFEGVDFNIACWVSSPNKEAWDRFFGFYENKIALDSKERFVFLATNRWTLERTMEDHPQIHFAFTSEG, translated from the coding sequence ATGTCGCACTTGCCCCGATTAACCTTTGCTATCATCTCTCACCCCGACGCCGGTAAGACCACCATCACCGAGAAGCTCTTGCTCTTTGGGGGCGCCATTCAAGCAGCCGGATTGGTTAAAGCCAAACATGGCGGACGTGGTACCGTGAGCGATTTTATGCAGATGGAGAAGGAGCGTGGTGTCTCAATTAGCACCTCGGTCATGGGCTTTGACTTCGCCGGACGCAAGGTCAACCTCCTAGACACCCCAGGGCACGCCGATTTCAGTGAGGATACCTATCGTACGCTTACTGCCGTCGACTCCGCCCTCATGGTTATCGACAGTGTGAAAGGCGTGGAAGAGCGCACCCGAAAGCTTTGTGAAATTTGTCGCATGCGTCGCACCCCCATCATCACCTTCCTCAATAAGCTCGATCGCGAAGGCAAAGATCCCTTCGAAGTTCTCGATGAAGTAGAACGCGAGCTCAATCTCCAAGTTACCCCCCTTAGTTGGCCCATCGGACAAGGACAAGCCTTTAAGGGAGTCTACAATCTTTTAGAAGACAACATCCTCCTCTTTGATGCTCACGCCACCGATCTTGAAGCCAAAATGATCGATGGTAAAGATCTCGATAGTGCCGAAGTTAAAGGCCACATCGCCGAGCATCTCCTTACCAAACTTAAAGAAGATCTCGCGATGATCCGTGGGGTCTACCCCACCCTCAACCAAGCAGATTACCTTAAAGGAACGATCTCCCCCGTTCTCTTTGGCAGCGCCCTCAACAACTTTGGCGTACGAGAACTCCTTAATGCCTTGGCGAAGTATGCGCCATCGGCTGGGGCATTTGCCACCGAACAGCGCCTGATTCAACCCGATGAGCCAACACTTAGTGGCTTTATCTTCAAAATTCACGCCAACCTCGACCCCAAACACCGCGACCGCATCGCCTTTATGCGTATCTGTAGTGGCGTGTTTGAAAAGAACAAACTCTACACCCACCCACGCACCGGCAAAACCTATCGCACGGCAACCCCGCTTGCCTTTATGGCACAGAGTCGTGAGGCCACCGATAAGGCCTATCCTGGCGATATTATTGGACTACACGATACGGGTCTCTTTCGCATTGGCGACGCTATCACCGAAGGAGAGAGGCTCGACTTTAAGGGCATTCCTGCCTTCTCGCCCCAACTCTTTCGACGCATCCTCAATAAAGATCCGCTCAAGAGTAAACAATTTAACCGCGCCCTTACCGAACTTAGCGAAGAGGGCGTTATCCAAGTCTTTACCACCTACTACAGCAAGGAGCGCCTCATCGGTGCAGTGGGTGTCTTGCAGTTTGATGTAACCCAATTTCGCCTCACCAGCGAGTATGGTGCCTCCTGTAGTTTTGAAGGGGTCGACTTCAACATCGCCTGCTGGGTCTCTAGTCCAAACAAAGAGGCATGGGATCGCTTCTTTGGCTTTTATGAGAACAAAATCGCCCTCGATAGCAAAGAACGCTTCGTCTTTTTAGCCACCAACCGCTGGACACTCGAACGCACCATGGAGGATCATCCCCAGATTCACTTTGCCTTCACCTCCGAAGGATAG
- a CDS encoding lyase family protein encodes MDDLWQSPWADRYASKAMLRLFGAKSRAYHWRLMWYYLAKAQHQLGLPITHEQVEALKAHLESIDLLAVRTYEKELKHDVMAHLHAYADQAPSARAILHLGATSADITDNADMLMMRQGLKLIEADLVLTMHWLNQFAKTHAGVVTLGFTHFQSATATTVGKRATLWLESLSSDLDDLLSLIARLPMKGFKGATGSAESYHALFDGDYTRYREMEQLIATYAGFSQIQAVAGQTYDRKWDLRVMDLLNQIAVSAHKISNDLRLLQHLKEFEEPFSSQQVGSSAMAYKRNPMKAERVSALAKWVSSLHSGSVSTASTQWLERTLDDSAIRRLNIPQAFFGVNALLRLLQGIFHDGKVYDKVIALHLREELPFLLTEKMMMAHVQAGGDRQEAHEWIREASHTLTLALKSEGKKLDLIPLLLADKRCILSKETLEEILSSQAVAGFAKEQTLAYVGWMEERLAPYASWLEQADLPQLEV; translated from the coding sequence ATGGACGATTTATGGCAGAGCCCATGGGCAGATCGGTATGCAAGTAAGGCGATGCTTCGCCTTTTTGGTGCTAAGTCACGGGCGTATCACTGGCGACTGATGTGGTATTATCTGGCTAAAGCACAGCATCAGTTGGGTCTACCGATTACGCATGAGCAGGTAGAGGCGCTGAAGGCACACTTAGAGAGCATCGATTTGTTGGCGGTGCGCACCTATGAGAAAGAGCTCAAGCACGATGTGATGGCACACCTACACGCCTATGCCGATCAAGCACCAAGCGCGCGCGCAATCTTGCACTTGGGAGCAACTAGTGCCGATATCACCGACAATGCCGATATGTTGATGATGCGTCAAGGGCTCAAGTTGATTGAAGCGGATCTGGTCTTGACCATGCATTGGCTCAACCAGTTTGCAAAGACGCATGCAGGCGTAGTAACCTTGGGCTTTACGCACTTTCAAAGCGCTACGGCCACCACGGTGGGCAAGCGTGCGACGCTCTGGTTGGAGAGTTTGTCTAGCGATCTGGACGATTTACTTAGCCTTATCGCGCGCCTACCGATGAAGGGCTTTAAAGGAGCAACGGGGAGCGCCGAGAGTTATCATGCGCTCTTTGATGGTGATTATACGCGATATCGTGAAATGGAGCAGTTGATCGCGACATATGCGGGTTTTAGTCAGATTCAAGCCGTAGCAGGACAGACTTATGATCGTAAGTGGGATTTGCGGGTGATGGATCTCTTGAACCAAATTGCTGTGAGCGCCCATAAGATCTCGAATGACTTGCGTCTCTTACAACATCTTAAAGAGTTTGAGGAGCCGTTCTCCTCGCAACAAGTAGGGTCGTCGGCAATGGCCTATAAGCGCAACCCCATGAAAGCCGAGCGGGTGAGTGCCTTGGCAAAGTGGGTCAGTTCGTTGCACAGTGGCAGTGTCAGCACCGCCTCGACCCAGTGGCTTGAGCGCACGCTTGATGACTCGGCGATTCGTCGCTTGAACATTCCTCAGGCATTTTTTGGCGTTAATGCCCTGTTACGTTTGCTCCAAGGCATCTTTCATGATGGCAAGGTCTATGATAAGGTCATCGCGCTCCATCTTCGTGAAGAGCTACCCTTCCTCCTCACCGAGAAGATGATGATGGCGCACGTGCAAGCGGGGGGCGATCGTCAAGAGGCGCATGAGTGGATCCGTGAGGCATCGCACACCTTGACCTTGGCGTTGAAGAGCGAGGGCAAAAAGCTCGATCTTATCCCACTACTCTTGGCGGATAAGCGCTGTATTTTATCCAAAGAGACATTAGAAGAAATTCTCTCTAGTCAAGCGGTGGCTGGCTTTGCAAAAGAGCAGACCCTTGCGTACGTGGGGTGGATGGAAGAACGTTTAGCGCCGTACGCCTCTTGGCTGGAGCAGGCAGATTTACCCCAACTTGAGGTGTAA
- a CDS encoding M15 family metallopeptidase, whose product MKKLSILFSLMLLIMPTMNFAQESFSTKEQNNHQRTLIKQGFPANLLKNYTLTPIELPQLLRLLAIYNTYEQSHQLTLGYDAEVGDWVLTFAGKTDLYWAKGRILPKSELAHVDKYRSYISYQWSEVPADMRTWPLERLQRFQNSTNPNVQRTRTTYHGQFHHLLYGGYDQKSIEAQLIEMEFLGTRLKMNKLVAPALKRVEESILKEKARDASLQAFLNTLTNSSSYYWRNIAGTNSISYHSYGIAIDINPIKTTKPIYWLWERARNPEWFLVAPEDRWQIHPSVLRAFFQEGFLWGGSWPQYDIMHFEYRPELKELARLNELFK is encoded by the coding sequence ATGAAAAAACTATCCATATTATTCAGCCTAATGCTCTTAATTATGCCTACCATGAATTTCGCGCAAGAGAGCTTTAGCACCAAAGAGCAAAATAATCACCAAAGAACGCTCATCAAGCAGGGGTTTCCCGCCAATCTCTTAAAAAATTACACCCTTACCCCTATCGAATTACCCCAATTGTTACGTCTCTTGGCTATCTACAACACGTACGAGCAGAGCCATCAGCTCACCCTAGGGTACGATGCAGAAGTCGGCGACTGGGTACTCACCTTTGCCGGAAAAACCGATCTCTACTGGGCAAAAGGGAGAATCCTACCCAAAAGTGAGCTTGCCCATGTCGACAAGTACCGTAGTTACATCAGCTATCAATGGAGCGAAGTACCCGCCGACATGCGCACTTGGCCCCTAGAGCGCCTGCAACGCTTTCAGAATTCCACCAATCCTAATGTGCAACGCACCCGCACCACCTATCATGGACAATTTCATCACCTGCTTTATGGGGGATACGATCAAAAGAGCATCGAAGCACAGTTGATAGAGATGGAATTTCTAGGCACGCGTCTCAAAATGAACAAACTTGTTGCCCCTGCCCTCAAGCGCGTAGAAGAGAGCATCCTCAAAGAGAAAGCGCGTGACGCATCACTTCAAGCATTTCTGAATACCCTCACCAACTCCTCTAGCTACTACTGGCGCAACATCGCAGGGACGAATAGCATCAGCTACCACTCCTACGGCATCGCCATCGACATCAACCCCATCAAGACCACCAAGCCGATCTACTGGCTATGGGAGCGCGCCAGAAATCCTGAGTGGTTCCTCGTTGCCCCAGAAGATAGATGGCAGATTCACCCCAGCGTCTTACGCGCCTTCTTTCAAGAGGGATTTTTATGGGGCGGTAGCTGGCCTCAATACGATATTATGCACTTTGAGTATCGCCCCGAACTTAAAGAGCTCGCCAGACTTAACGAACTCTTTAAATAG